Within Phragmitibacter flavus, the genomic segment ACTGCTGCTCGCAAAAACAAACCGCTTCACCCCATGGCGCTTGCACGCCTCCAACAAATAAAACGTTCCCTTGATGTTGGTATCAATATACAGTTCTGGCTGCTCAATGCTCGGACGCACCCCTGCCCGAGCGGCCAGGTGAATCACCGCATCCAGTCCACCCTCCAGCGCCGTGAACGCCTGCTCCACCACGGAGGGATCACGCAAATCCCCCTCAATCACCGTCACCTGATCCCTCACCGCTCGCAAATTCTCGCGTTTGATTGCCGGATCGTAATAATCATTAAAATTGTCCAGCACCACCACGCGGGCGCCTTCAGACAGCAACCGTTCGACGGTGTGGGAACCAATGAATCCGGCGCCGCCGGTGACCAAAACATTCATATTATGAGGAGGAAAGGGCCACCCACCTAAAGTCGCCCGACCCCACTGGCAAGGGAAAGTCGTCGAGCGTCAGCCAAAAAACGCTTCAACCTGCGCCTTCACCCGCCACTCAGGAATTTAAGCGCCCTTACAGAATCCTATTGACGTTCTGAGCGCCAAACCGCTAATCTTTTAAAAAATTGCCGGTGCGCAGCCGAGCAAATCTTATTTTTTGTCATGAGCGATCCCAACCATACCCAGCCGGTCCAGCCACTCAGCACCAAAACCGGTTCTGTTCCCCTCAAAAAGGAAACCGTCCGCATCACCCTGCGTGCCCGTCCCGGTGCCGGCCTTACCCAGAAGCAACCGACAGTGCCGCAAACCGCGACCGCTCCAGTTTCGTTGCAACAGACCGCTCCCGTGCAGCTTCCGGCTCCCGCCAACAAGGCCACGGCATCGATCCAGCTCCCAAGTTCGCCGCTTCCTCCTCCTGCTGCCCGCCCTGCCACTGCCCCTGTGGCCGTGATGCAAACCGCGCCGGTCAGCCTTCCTCCTGCCTCGCGTGCAACGGCGGTCGTCAAGCTCTCCCCAGCTACTGCTCCGGTGATGCCCGTCGGCTCCCCCCGTCCTCCTGCTCCTGCTCCGGGCGGCGCTCCGCGTCCTCCTGGTGCCCCGCCCGCACCTTCCATGGGCGCGCCCCGCCCTCCCGGTGCACCTCCAGCCCCAATGGCTCCTCGTCCCGCTGGCGGGGCTCCACCACCTCCAGGTGCCCCGCGTCCTCCCGGTGCTCCTCCAGGGCCGCTCGCTCCAACGATTCCGATGGCCAAAGCTCCCGGCGCTCCCGTGGCTCCGACCGCCGCGCCACGTCCTCCCGGTGCACCTCCCGCCGCCATGCCACCTCCAGGTGCCAAAATGGAGGCCGGTGCCGCTACCGTGCCGCTCGCCAAAGGCCCCGTTGCCCGCCCCGGCGCACCGGGTGCTGCTCCCGTCGCCAAACCCGGTGGAGCCACCTCACAACTTCCCAAAGCCACTGTTCAGCTTAACAAGGGCCCCGGTGCCGCCGCTGCTGCGGGTGCACCCAAACCGATGGCGCAGGCCAACGTGCCCATCAAACGCCCATTGCCACCCTCAGAGGAAAATGCCCCTCTTTACGAAGAGAAAGATCCTGAAGCCGGCCTTATGCCTCTTGCCGTGGTCTGCACCGTTCTCGGTGTCGCCATCATGGTATTGAGCATGTTCGGCTCTGACAAATTCTTCTACGGCAACCCTGGCGAAGTCAGCGCCCTTAAAGTTCCGCCACCGATCCTCCCCAAATGGGAACAACCTGCTGGCGATGGCACCTATGTCTCCAGCTTCAACAAGGCTCTCGAAGACATCACCCGCAAATTCGAATAATCGAACAACGAATCATCGAAACACTCTCTCCCTCTCTCAAATATCATGCCTCTTGCCTGGATTCTCTTCCTCCTTTCGATCGCCGTTCTCGCCATTAACATCCTGACCAAAAATCAGGCCGGTTGATCCCGGGTTCATCGCGAATTCGCTGACTGATTCGATCAAATTTTTGTTAAAGGCGCTGCTTCAACAGCGCCTTTTTCATTGGTTTGGAAGGGGAGCGCACACGCCCTCGCGTGCTTGGAGATTGCGCCCTTGCACTCGACCCGCATTTCACCCTCTCCCGATCCACGAAACATCCGCCCACTCCATTGTGAAAATTCGCCTGCCATCTCCGTATTTGGAGTCATGCCGATGAGACACCTCGCCCCGCTCCTGCTTCTCTATTTGGTTCTGCTGCTCCCATGCCTCACGGTCTCCGGCCAGTCAGCCGATCCTGATTCCGAATGGCCACGTTTTCGCGGTCCCGCAGGCGACGGAACGTGGAACAGCCCCTCACTCCCAGACGATCTCACCCTGATCACCCCAAAGAAGCTGTGGTCCACCCCTCTTGGTGCCGGTTACGGCGGCATCACCATCAGTGACGAATGTGTTTACGTGATGGATCGCGTCAAGAACCCGACCGAAGTCGAACGCATCCACTGTTTTGATGTCCCCACCGGTCGCCTCCTCTGGCAACACACCTACCCCGTCACCTACGACAACCTTGAATACGGAAGCGGCCCCCGCGCCAGCGTCACCATTCACGACGGTAAAGCCTACACCCTCGGTGCCCTCGGCCACACCCATTGCCTCGACGCCACCACCGGCAAAATCGTCTGGAGCATCGACACCCGAAAAACCTTCAACGCCGAGCCCCCACGCTGGGGATTCGCCGCCTCTCCCTTCATCTGGAAAGACACCGTTATCCTCCACATCGCCGCCCAACCCGGCGGCACCCTTCTCGCCCTCGATTCGGCGACCGGCACCGAACGCTGGCGGTCCGGCAATGATCCCGCCGGATATTCGACCCCTCTCGTCATCCAACTCGAAGGCCATTCTGAACCCCAACTCATCCAGTGGAGCCCCCAACATGTCCTCAGCCTCCACCCCGACACCGGCAAAGAAAACTGGCGTTTCCCCTACGACATCCAATACGGCGTCTCCATCGCCCAACCACTTTTCCAAGACGGACTTCTTCTCGTCAGCGGATACTGGCACGGCACCCGCACCCTCCGGCTCGGCACCGATCCCACCACCACCCCCGTCCTCGAATGGAGCCAGGAGAAAACCCATCGCGGTCTCATGAGTCAGCCTCTCTACAAAGACGGCATTGTCTACCTCCTCGACCGCAGCGAAGGCCTCCTCGCTTTCGAACTCGCCACCGGCGAGATCCTCTGGAAAGACGACCACCACTTCACGCCCAAGGACCGCAACCCCCAAATCAGCCTTGTCTGGGCCAGCCAGCCCCGCAACATTGCCGCCGGACTCAATGCCAACGGCGAATTATTTTTCGCCAAGCTAAATTCGGATGAATATGTCGAATTCTCCCGCCATCAAATCATTGGCAAAACCTGGGCACACCCCGCCTTCACCAGCAACCGCATCTATGCCCGCAGCGATACCGAAATCTCCGCATGGCAGTTATGGGACTGACTGATTCGACCGGCGGGGCTTTCGTGCTTGGAACTTCAAACCAACCTTGGTAACCTCAATCCACCATCGACCACCGACTACCCGTCATGAAAAGCGCGCCCCTTCTCCTCCCGTCCCCCGCCATCGTGACCCTGCTGACGCTCACGCTGACGTTATCGATCTTCGCGCCTCTGGCCCAAGCCCAGTTCGAGCGTGAGCGCTCCCGACTCGGCTCCAACACCGAACCCGGAGCCATGTATGTCGAAGACATCCTGCCCAAGGCCGTCCGCCTCACCGTCAGCGCCGAATCCCCTATTTATTATCAGGTCGACATGCAACGCGTCCTCGGTGCCATGGCACCGGGCACGGTCGTTCAACTCGTGGCCATGAGCGACACTGGCTACCGGGTCCGCGGACGTGCCCGACACGGCGATGTGGCCGGATGGATGCGCATGGATCACGTCAAATCCGCCGATCCCAAACTCCCCGAAAAACTCAAAGCCTTCTATGAGCGCAAGAAGGAAGTCGATGCCCTCATTGCCGAAAATCAGGTCGCCATCGGCATGACGGTCGAAGAAGTGAAAGCCTCCCTCGGCAATCCCAGCCGCAAGAGCTCCAAAATCACCGCCAACGGTCGCGAAGAATCCCTTGAATACAGCATTTTTGAGAGGGTCCCCCAAATCACCACCGGCCGCGACCGACTCGGCAACCTTGTCCAGACCACCATTTATGTGAAAGTCGAAGTCGGTCGTCTCTCCGTCGCTTTCAAGGACAACGTCGTCACCGAGATCGCCGAAACCATGGGCAACCCCCTGGGCGAAGATGGTGTCAAACTCCTGCCAACACCCATCATTCTTTACTGAGCCAACTCGGACTCAACACAAACCCCATTTGACAGACCCTCAACCCCGGTTACCTTTCCCGCTCTCAAAAAATGGCGAGGTAGCAAAGTGGTAATGCGCTGGTCTGCAAAACCGGTATGCGCGGGTTCAATTCCCGCCCTCGCCTCCACACTGAAAATCAACGAGTTACGGCGATTTTTGAGCTGGGTGACAACAGGTTCAGCACTACCACCTTCATTCGACGAAGCTTCAGCACCCCACGCACACCGTGTTTGTGTCTATATGTTTAGATAGTAATCAAGTTCTGTAGCCGCTGCGATAGTTTTTGATGGCTTGCCCTTGAAATCGTGTTCTCGGGAAGTTGACTGGCGACGCGCTGATAGCCGCTGCCATCGTCTGTTGGGGCATACACTTTACGACACGAGCACGAAAACCACTGAGCTCACCAGTCGCTACAGACAACGATCTGCATTAACACGAATTTACTTCGAGCCACACCTTTCGAGCCACTGCAGAACGCGACGGACCTAAAATGATCGCCAAATATTTTGCTGTGTTGATATTCCCCAACCCCGGGTTGATTCTCGACTGATTCTGTGGACGTGAAAATGAAAGCGAACTCACAAAACTTGAAGGTCTTCCGTAACGATCGAGCATTGGTCTCGATTCGACGCGACGAATGCGATGATCGAAAGCTTCAGGGATTCATCGTTGATTTTTCTGAAAGTCTTATTCTCCTCCAATATGTCTATGACTTTCGCGTGGATGGAAGGTTGTTGCTCCGCATCGAAGACATCACTGACATGGAGAGCACAGAGACCGATCAATTTCAGAAGCAACTGCTCCTCGAAGAAGGCGATTTTGAGAAAATCGACTTTTCACGGAAACAGCCAATTTCTTCTTACGACGCCTATTTGCTTTCTCTACCAAGAAACGAAATAGTGATTCTGGAAGATGAACTAGCAGAAGATCCTGAATTCCTAATAGGGACGCTCATGTTTGCGGATGATCAGATTGCCACTGTTCGCTTCTTTAACGGCGCAGCGAAGTGGAAGGATCAGCCATCGGATATCGAGATCAAAAGAATCACGTGTTGCCAGACCAGAAACAATTATATCAATTACTACGCAAACCACTTTGCTCGGAAAGGAACTCTCCTTGCGACGAGGAAGGACGGCTAATCGCTTCCGTCAGCAGATCCTAACCTTGAAAACAGTTTACATTGAATGTCATTCCCTGATCAAAGTAAAGCAGACTGGCCTATTTCTTTGACCGAGTTGATCGCTCGTAGAGATGTTTATTCTAGAAGAATTGGGCGTGTGGGCGGGACTTCTATGGTCCTTCTTTTTTCCTTTTTATTTGGTAACTTCTTTTTAATCCGCTGGTTAGAACGTGATGAAAAAATGCCGAATTGGCTCGCTGCAGTTGGAGTAGTTGTTCTTTTTTCGTATCTTTTTGGGAATATGTTTTTTCTTCTGTGGAATCACAAGAAGGCGACGAAATCCTGCAATCTCCAATGTCCGCACTGCGCAAAACCCTTAACTGACAAAATTCTTATTCCTGTAGCAATTGCGACCGGTCGGTGCGGAAATTGTGGAGGTCTGTTAATCATCGATCATCCCAACTCGCAAGAGCCAGACAACTCAGGCAATCGCCTCGGACGTGCCGAGTGATTCTTTCGAGCATATCCGGGACTTTCACCTGAGTGCGGAATGATTCGCCATGTTGTCCCTAAGATCCACCATCATTAAAACCCATCGAACAAACGAGAAATAGGCGATAGATTTTCCCCTGCCTTCCCGTTGCAAGGTGAGGTATACTGCAATCAGCAATACCAACTAAACGACATTTCAGCCGCACCACTGCATGAAAACCACCTATCTTCTGCTACTTCTATTCGGTCTGGGATCTCTGTCGTTACAGGCCCGTGAATGGACCAATCAGGCCGGTGTCAAGATCCAGGCAGAATTGGTCACCGTCAAAGGTGCGGCGGGCAATGAAGTTGCTGTGCTCAAACTCGCCAATGGGCAGACCTACGATGTTGCCCTAAGCCAGCTCAGTGCTGAGGACCAGGAATTCGCTCGCACTGAAGCGGTTCGTCTTGCGGCCACCACACCAACCGCGGCGGTTCCGGGCACATCAAGCGAGGAATTCTCCGCGCTTGGAACTCAATTGAAGAGCAAGCTTGTCGCAGTCGATGGTCGGCGTGTGGGAAAATATGAAATGAGCGCCGAGCCGGAATATTACGCCTTCTATTTCACTGCTTCATGGTGCCCTCCCTGCCGCACTTTCACGCCCAAACTGGTCGAATTCTACAATCAACATGCCCAAAAAAAGAGCAAGTTTGAAGTCGTCATGGTCAGTCGCGATGACAGCGAAAAATCCATGGAGGAATACATGAAGGAGAGCACCATGCCATGGCCTGCCATCGCCTTCCGCCACGTCGAGCGCCTGAAGGAAGTTCAAGCTTACGCCGGGAAAGGCATCCCTTGCCTGGTGTTGGTGGATCGCGAAGGCAAGGTCCTCTCCCACAGCTACGAAGGCTCAAACTATGTAGGCCCCACCAAGGTCATGCGTGACCTCGCCGATAAAGTTGGGTCCTGATCGAAGTTTGAGACCAAATTCGGTTTCCCGTTTTTTGTTTCCCGTTTCCACACTCACCCCTTCCCCTGGCGAATCTGAGGGACGAAGATAGTGGCCGCTGCGCACCTCAGCAGGAGCCAACCATCTGTCTCTCGCCTCCAGAGACTCACTGAGGAGCTGGGGTGGCTTCAACAAGAATCCCGCGATAGACGGCGCCTTTGAACCGGTGCTCCCGGGCTGCCCGGTAGGCAGGGCTGTCATACCACGCCTTGGCGGCTTCCATGCTCGGAAATTCGGCAATCACGACGCCTTCCGTTTTGTCACCTTCGAGCACTTCATGAGGTCCATATCCCGAAAGAACTTTCATGGGGTGCCCCTCAAGCGAGGCACCCACCATTTTCCAGTAAGTTTCCAATTCGGCCTGGTCGAGGGTTTTCTCACGCGTGAAAATGACGTAGGCCGGTTTCTTGGCTTGCACCTTTTGCTCTGGTTGTTCTGCTGCTGATTCCGTTTTGAGAGCTTTTGTGGAGGCCTCCTTTTCGGAGGTATCTCCGGCGGTCAAGGACATGGCGGCGAGCACGCTGGCGATTACAAGGAGTGGATGTTTCATTGGAGTAAGGTTATTGGGTTAAAGAGATTCGTGAATTTTGGATGTTATTAAGCGGGCTCCCAGCAGACGACTTCAATGTTGTAGCCATCTGGATCAAAAACGTAAGCAGAGTAATAGTCGGGACCATGTTCGGGGGTCAGCTCAGGTTCACCGTTATCTTTTCCGCCTGTCGCGATGGCAGCCATATAAAAGCTTTCCACCTGCTCTCTGGTGGGAACGCGGAATGCAATATGATACGGGGCAATATTGGCCTGATCTTCTTGGATAAAAAAATCGTGTCCTTGTCCTTCCACCCCAAATCCGACGCCTTTCGCTTTAGTGCTTGAAGACGTGTATTCCGGTGTGGCCGAGTAACCCAACGGAGCGAGCGCTTTTTGGTAGAATTCCTTGCTCTTGCTGAGTTCGCTTACA encodes:
- a CDS encoding PQQ-binding-like beta-propeller repeat protein, with product MPMRHLAPLLLLYLVLLLPCLTVSGQSADPDSEWPRFRGPAGDGTWNSPSLPDDLTLITPKKLWSTPLGAGYGGITISDECVYVMDRVKNPTEVERIHCFDVPTGRLLWQHTYPVTYDNLEYGSGPRASVTIHDGKAYTLGALGHTHCLDATTGKIVWSIDTRKTFNAEPPRWGFAASPFIWKDTVILHIAAQPGGTLLALDSATGTERWRSGNDPAGYSTPLVIQLEGHSEPQLIQWSPQHVLSLHPDTGKENWRFPYDIQYGVSIAQPLFQDGLLLVSGYWHGTRTLRLGTDPTTTPVLEWSQEKTHRGLMSQPLYKDGIVYLLDRSEGLLAFELATGEILWKDDHHFTPKDRNPQISLVWASQPRNIAAGLNANGELFFAKLNSDEYVEFSRHQIIGKTWAHPAFTSNRIYARSDTEISAWQLWD
- a CDS encoding thioredoxin-like domain-containing protein, producing MKTTYLLLLLFGLGSLSLQAREWTNQAGVKIQAELVTVKGAAGNEVAVLKLANGQTYDVALSQLSAEDQEFARTEAVRLAATTPTAAVPGTSSEEFSALGTQLKSKLVAVDGRRVGKYEMSAEPEYYAFYFTASWCPPCRTFTPKLVEFYNQHAQKKSKFEVVMVSRDDSEKSMEEYMKESTMPWPAIAFRHVERLKEVQAYAGKGIPCLVLVDREGKVLSHSYEGSNYVGPTKVMRDLADKVGS
- a CDS encoding DUF1330 domain-containing protein, giving the protein MQAKKPAYVIFTREKTLDQAELETYWKMVGASLEGHPMKVLSGYGPHEVLEGDKTEGVVIAEFPSMEAAKAWYDSPAYRAAREHRFKGAVYRGILVEATPAPQ
- a CDS encoding VOC family protein — its product is MIDHIIITVSELSKSKEFYQKALAPLGYSATPEYTSSSTKAKGVGFGVEGQGHDFFIQEDQANIAPYHIAFRVPTREQVESFYMAAIATGGKDNGEPELTPEHGPDYYSAYVFDPDGYNIEVVCWEPA